A single window of Nicotiana sylvestris chromosome 3, ASM39365v2, whole genome shotgun sequence DNA harbors:
- the LOC138887149 gene encoding uncharacterized protein: MGRLVYILVGERLLALDVQALASQFMRLDVSEPSRVLACIVARSFLLERIRERQYDYPHLLVLRDKVRYSDAKQVIVGDDGVLRIHVRVCVPNLNGLRQLILEEGHSSRYSIHPVKYEHQRPGGLLQKIEIPEWKWKRITIDFVVGFPQTRRKFDEVWVIVDGLTKSAHFIPMVVSYYSEQLAEIYIREIVHLHGINCSLVSLYYIVGLSWVIGASWYTLVGLAV, from the exons atgggtagGCTTGTGTATATTCTAGTAGGTGAGAGACTACTTGCTTTAGATGTCCAGGCTTTGGCCAgccagttcatgaggttggatgtttcagagcccagccgtgttctagcttgtataGTCGCTCGGTCTTTCTTGCTTGAGCGTATCAGGGAGAGGCAGTATGAttatcctcatttgcttgtccttagggacaaagTGCGGTACagtgatgccaagcaggttatagttggagatgatggagttttgaggatccATGtccgtgtttgtgtgcctaatttGAATGGGCTTCGtcagttgattctagaggagggccatagttcccggtattctattcatccgg taaagtacgagcatcaaagacctggtggtttgcttcagaaaattgagattcctgagtggaagtggaagcgtATCACTATAGATTTCGTTGTTGGATTCCCACAGACTCGAAGGAAGTTCGATgaagtatgggttattgtggatgggctgactaagtcagcgcatttcattcctatggtagTTTCTTATTATTCGGAGCagttggctgagatctatatccgtgagattgttcATCTCCATG GTATCAATTGTTCCTTAGTTTCATTATATTACATTGTTGGTTTAAGTTGGGTTATTGGTGCTTCATGGTACactttggttggtctcgctgtgtag